The nucleotide sequence CGTGCCACCTCCGCCACTGGCATGGGTGCCTGTGGCTTGTGAAGCGGCGCCCAAGGCCTGGCGCAGGCGCTCGCGCGAGACCGCAAGTTGCGCATAGATAAGGGTGTCGGAATGGTTCATGGCACGGGGGTTTCTCGCAACATGGCAAGGTCTTGCTGGACTTGGTGCCACATCTGCTGCAATGGGGCATAGGCGTCTGCTTGGCACGCTGCACGCCATGCACCCAGCGCCAGTACAAGGGGCAGCATGGGTATGGAGATCAAACAACTGGTTTGCAGGGCGCTCACATTGGCCGCCAAAATCCACAACATGGCTGCAGTGCCTGCCAAGACAACGCTCGTAAAGCCCGCACCTACCGCAATCGCGTAGCACAGCGCACCGCGCCCCAATGCTTGGGCAGCGCGGCGGCTTTGTAGGGCTATGAGCGCTGCATAGGCCTGCGCATGCCCCTCTAGCAGCTCAGGCTTGGTGAGCAAGATTTGCAACAGCGCTTGGGGCATGGCCATTCGGCTTTGGCGGTCTGCGTGCTTAGCGGGTCGCGTGCGTGAGCCAGCGCGCCAACACCATCAACGCGGCGCCTGATGCAGCGGCGATGGCCACCGCCTTGAGCGGGTTTTCTTTGATGTAGACCACCGTGGCATCTGATGCATGTTGGGCACTGTGTCGGGCCTGTTGTGTGGCATCTGACAAAGCGTGCACGGCTTCGTTGGCGACATGCTGCGTGGCACGCAGGGCGTCTTGGGCCGAATGGGTGACGCTGTCTACCGCTTGCGTGGCCAATTGGCCGCCCTGCGCAATGGATGGGTCCAGGGTCTGGTCGATGGCTTTGGTATTGAACATGGTGGGCTTTCAGGTTGAGGAAAAAAAGGGGGTCCGTGGCGCAGGCCCTCAGGAGTGCTTCTGGGCAAGCCTGGTACCCACCTTATCGGCGTGGGGTCAGGCTTGTCAGTGCGTCAGCGCACGCCATCTTCTTAATGCGTGTAGGGCCGCCATCGGGGCAGTTGGCAGCCCGGGTTGCCCAGCGCACGGACGGCGCCTGCGTTGCGGTCGCATGCTGTGGAGATGGGCGCGCCGCAGACAAGGCCGACGTGTCACCGCTGACCTTGCACGTAGTAAACGCGCGTGGCTGTTGATGGAGCAAACGCCTTGTCCTGCAAGTGCGCCCGCCGACAGGTAGCCATGCACTTGCGAAGCACTTTTTCCACTCACCCGAGGAACACCCATCATGAAATCACATCACCTACCGCTGGTTTACTCCCTGGTGCTTGCCGCGCTTTTGCCGTCCTTGGTTTGCGCGCAAGCCGTACCGATAGAGGGCTATCTCGTCGATAGTTCCGGGCGTTTTGTAGGCTCAGCAACACCGGGACAGTGTTGGCACACGGCCGAGTGGACTCCAGCCTTGGCGCAGGCACCATGTGACCCCGTAGCCAAGGTGGCTGCGGCGGTCACGCCCAAACCAGCGTTTGAGCCGAATGCTTTGCCTGCATCCGGCGCTGCGCCCGTGGCCGCAGTGGCTGCTGCACCGCCGCCGATGAAAACAGCGTTCTCGGCGGATGCACTGTTTGCATTTGACCAGTCGTCGCTAAAGCCCGAGGGGACGCAAATGCTGGACGACTTGGTGGCCCAACTGCAAGTGAGCAACTACGACCAAGTGATGGTGACCGGGGATGCCGATCGTATTGGCTCAGCGGTTTACAACCAGAAGCTTTCGGAGCGTCGAGCCCAAACCGTGCAAGCCTATTTGCTCAAGAAAGACGTAGCGGCCACCAAGATCAGCACCAGTGGGCAGGGAGAGTCCAACCCTGTCACCACGCACCAAGACTGCGCTGACAAAAAAGGAGCCCCGCTCATCGCGTGCCTGCAACCTGATCGGCGCGTGGATGTGGAAATGCAGGGTACGAAAGCGGCAACCGCCACCCCCTGATCGGCCGCACGCAGGCGATTGGGGTGCCGCTGTCCGCCCCAGTCGTCTACGGGTTACTACTAGATGCACAACCCAGAAAGACCTATGATCGAGGGCAGAGCACCGCGCCATTGCGATGCGCGAGTCCATTCCCCGCCGCTGATTTTTCGGTTTTTATGACGTTTACTGACCATGGTTGAGGCATTGTTGGCACTGAACATGTGGCCCATCGTCACCCGCTTGGGTGAAATTCAAATTTTGGCACCTGCGCTGCTGCTGGCCTTATGGATGCTGCGCCGGACTCCCGCGTGCCGCACGTATGCTTGGTCGTGGATGGCAGCGCTGGCTGTCGCTACCGTCGTCACGACGGCCAGCAAGATT is from Rhodoferax aquaticus and encodes:
- a CDS encoding OmpA family protein, whose translation is MKSHHLPLVYSLVLAALLPSLVCAQAVPIEGYLVDSSGRFVGSATPGQCWHTAEWTPALAQAPCDPVAKVAAAVTPKPAFEPNALPASGAAPVAAVAAAPPPMKTAFSADALFAFDQSSLKPEGTQMLDDLVAQLQVSNYDQVMVTGDADRIGSAVYNQKLSERRAQTVQAYLLKKDVAATKISTSGQGESNPVTTHQDCADKKGAPLIACLQPDRRVDVEMQGTKAATATP